A section of the Streptomyces sp. V3I8 genome encodes:
- a CDS encoding (2Fe-2S) ferredoxin domain-containing protein: MTARTAIGAARTRPCTLVVCRGCCCGDARKYPGYDHDRQLARLRAAADASGGRLAVRTADCLGPCDQADIIVVQPSGEGRRRGGRAVWIGWSTGEDCTDEILRWAEAGGPGVATAPAALELQFVRSAGERGSLRGADGGRNRG; the protein is encoded by the coding sequence GTGACGGCCCGTACGGCGATCGGCGCCGCGAGGACCCGGCCCTGCACGCTCGTCGTGTGCCGCGGCTGCTGCTGCGGTGACGCCCGCAAGTACCCCGGCTACGACCACGACCGGCAACTGGCCCGGCTGCGCGCCGCCGCCGACGCCTCGGGCGGCCGTCTCGCGGTCCGTACGGCGGACTGCCTCGGCCCCTGCGACCAGGCCGACATCATCGTCGTACAGCCCTCGGGCGAGGGCCGCAGGCGTGGCGGCCGGGCCGTCTGGATCGGCTGGTCGACGGGTGAGGACTGCACCGACGAGATACTCCGGTGGGCGGAGGCCGGCGGCCCCGGAGTCGCCACCGCCCCGGCGGCCCTGGAACTGCAGTTCGTCCGGTCGGCGGGCGAACGCGGCTCGCTCCGCGGTGCGGACGGAGGCAGGAACCGCGGATAG
- a CDS encoding GntR family transcriptional regulator, whose product MKTVEPLGAVRERVLSSLRQEIIAGRLLPGDRLVEREVAERFGVSRVPVREAIRALVAEGFVHFETPRRTVVRRLTPTDVTELFELREALEVYATGLAAERATRADLAELEELLDRAADATDADDAEAITDINTRFHDRILAMAGNGLLISVMEPVDGRLRWLTRQNEEWPQLLAEHRELYAAIASGDRERARAHALVHVQANHRSTVRHLFGDTVAGFEGDA is encoded by the coding sequence ATGAAGACGGTGGAACCGCTGGGGGCGGTGCGCGAGCGGGTGCTCAGCTCGCTGCGGCAGGAGATCATCGCCGGCCGGCTGCTGCCCGGCGACCGGCTGGTCGAGCGCGAGGTGGCCGAACGGTTCGGGGTCTCCCGGGTGCCGGTGCGCGAGGCGATCCGGGCCCTGGTCGCCGAGGGCTTCGTCCACTTCGAGACCCCCCGCCGTACGGTCGTCCGCCGCCTGACCCCGACGGACGTCACGGAACTCTTCGAACTGCGCGAGGCCCTGGAGGTGTACGCCACCGGGCTGGCCGCCGAGCGCGCCACCCGGGCCGACCTGGCCGAACTGGAGGAGCTCCTCGACCGCGCGGCGGACGCGACCGACGCCGACGACGCCGAGGCGATCACCGACATCAACACCCGCTTCCACGACCGGATCCTGGCGATGGCCGGGAACGGCCTGCTGATCTCCGTGATGGAACCGGTCGACGGACGGCTGCGGTGGCTCACCCGCCAGAACGAGGAGTGGCCGCAGCTCCTGGCCGAACACCGGGAGCTGTACGCGGCCATCGCGTCCGGCGACCGCGAGCGGGCCCGTGCGCACGCCCTGGTCCATGTCCAGGCCAACCACCGCTCGACGGTGCGTCACCTCTTCGGCGACACGGTCGCCGGATTCGAGGGGGACGCGTGA
- a CDS encoding NCS1 family nucleobase:cation symporter-1, with protein sequence MSLADPAAATGTPAFVPDPRLTNEDLAPAGKRNWKVFDLFAMWMSDVHNLGNYTFAAGLLVLGMNVWQIFTSLLVGFVLIYVGMNWMGKIGQSHGVPFPVISRISFGVWGANIPALIRAVIAIMWYGIQTYLASVAVNIMLLAAWPGLESWTHNSFLGLDALGWLSFVSLWLVQALIISQGMESVRKFQDFCGPAIWLVMIALAIWILAKAGWTISLTSTPNPVSVGEQWRQWFGAIGLILATYGTLMLNFCDFSRFAPSYRTVKRGNFWGLPINSTAFVIVSVIVTAGSMEVFGKAITDPAHLVAEIGNKWVLTLGALTFAVATMGVNIVANFVSPAYDLANVWPQKITFRIGGMISTVAALVVTPWNLFSNPTVVNYFLGGLGAFLGPLFGVIMLDYFWVKRGRIDADELFNAEPGSRYYYRKGVNPKALWAFLPAAAVSAVLALVKTFSDVAPYSWFIGTALAAGLYALLCRSERAAPQTSADTAAAAPAAAPQEG encoded by the coding sequence GTGTCCCTAGCCGATCCCGCCGCGGCCACCGGCACGCCGGCGTTCGTCCCCGATCCACGGCTCACCAACGAAGACCTCGCGCCCGCGGGCAAGCGCAACTGGAAGGTCTTCGACCTCTTCGCCATGTGGATGTCCGACGTCCACAACCTCGGCAACTACACGTTCGCGGCCGGGCTGCTGGTACTCGGCATGAACGTCTGGCAGATCTTCACGTCCCTGCTCGTCGGCTTCGTACTCATCTACGTCGGCATGAACTGGATGGGGAAGATCGGACAGAGCCACGGCGTGCCGTTCCCGGTCATCAGCCGCATCAGCTTCGGCGTCTGGGGCGCCAACATCCCCGCCCTGATCAGGGCCGTCATCGCCATCATGTGGTACGGCATCCAGACCTATCTGGCCTCCGTCGCCGTCAACATCATGCTGCTCGCGGCCTGGCCCGGCCTGGAGTCCTGGACGCACAATTCGTTCCTCGGCCTCGACGCGCTCGGCTGGCTGTCCTTCGTCTCGCTGTGGCTGGTCCAGGCGCTGATCATCAGCCAGGGCATGGAGTCCGTACGAAAGTTCCAGGACTTCTGCGGTCCCGCGATCTGGCTCGTGATGATCGCTCTCGCCATCTGGATCCTCGCGAAGGCCGGCTGGACCATCTCGCTCACCTCGACCCCGAACCCGGTCTCCGTGGGCGAGCAGTGGCGGCAGTGGTTCGGTGCGATCGGGCTGATCCTCGCCACGTACGGCACGCTGATGCTCAACTTCTGCGACTTCTCGCGCTTCGCGCCCAGCTACCGGACGGTCAAGCGCGGCAACTTCTGGGGCCTGCCGATCAACTCGACCGCCTTCGTGATCGTGTCGGTCATCGTCACGGCCGGTTCCATGGAGGTCTTCGGCAAGGCCATCACCGATCCCGCCCACCTCGTCGCCGAGATCGGCAACAAGTGGGTGCTGACCCTGGGTGCGCTGACCTTCGCCGTCGCCACCATGGGCGTCAACATCGTCGCCAACTTCGTCTCGCCCGCGTACGACCTCGCCAACGTCTGGCCACAGAAGATCACCTTCAGGATCGGCGGCATGATCAGCACGGTCGCCGCGCTGGTCGTGACCCCGTGGAACCTCTTCTCCAACCCCACGGTCGTCAACTACTTCCTCGGCGGTCTCGGCGCCTTCCTGGGCCCGCTGTTCGGTGTGATCATGCTCGACTACTTCTGGGTCAAGCGCGGCCGCATCGACGCCGACGAGCTCTTCAACGCCGAGCCCGGATCCCGCTACTACTACCGCAAGGGCGTCAACCCCAAGGCGCTGTGGGCGTTCCTGCCCGCGGCGGCGGTCTCGGCGGTCCTCGCGCTGGTGAAGACCTTCAGCGACGTGGCCCCGTACTCCTGGTTCATCGGGACGGCGCTCGCCGCGGGGCTGTACGCGCTGCTGTGCCGCTCCGAGCGCGCCGCCCCGCAGACGTCCGCCGACACGGCCGCCGCGGCCCCGGCCGCCGCTCCTCAGGAGGGCTGA
- a CDS encoding aspartate/glutamate racemase family protein: protein MRIVVTNCNTTQGMTEEIVRGARAVAGPGTTVLGLTPAWGPESAEGWLDSYLSAAAVLDTLRTYEGPYDAVVMAGFGEHGREGVRELVDVPVVDITEAAAHLACLLGRRYGVVTTLERSAGQIEDSLCTAGVARNCAAVVGTGLGVLDLGDPERTEAAFVAAAERARDAGAEVLVLGCAGMTGLQRAVGEKLGLPVVDGVGAAVKLAESLVSLGLRTSRAGGYAKPLPKRRVWGPPSE, encoded by the coding sequence GTGCGGATCGTCGTCACCAACTGCAACACGACGCAGGGGATGACCGAGGAGATCGTACGAGGTGCCCGGGCCGTGGCAGGGCCGGGCACCACCGTGCTCGGACTCACCCCCGCCTGGGGGCCCGAGTCCGCGGAGGGCTGGCTGGACAGCTACCTGTCGGCAGCCGCCGTCCTCGACACCCTGCGGACGTACGAGGGTCCCTACGACGCCGTCGTCATGGCCGGCTTCGGGGAGCACGGGCGCGAGGGCGTACGGGAACTCGTGGACGTACCCGTCGTCGACATCACCGAGGCGGCCGCCCATCTCGCGTGCCTGCTCGGACGGCGGTACGGGGTCGTCACCACGCTGGAGCGCTCGGCCGGGCAGATCGAGGACAGCCTGTGCACGGCAGGCGTGGCCCGGAACTGCGCCGCCGTCGTGGGCACCGGGCTCGGCGTGCTCGACCTCGGCGACCCGGAGCGCACGGAAGCGGCCTTCGTCGCCGCGGCCGAACGGGCCCGGGACGCCGGCGCCGAGGTCCTGGTGCTCGGGTGCGCCGGGATGACCGGTCTGCAGCGGGCCGTGGGGGAGAAGCTCGGCCTGCCGGTCGTCGACGGGGTGGGCGCGGCGGTGAAGCTCGCCGAGTCGCTCGTGTCGCTGGGCCTCAGGACGAGCCGCGCGGGCGGGTACGCGAAGCCGCTGCCGAAGCGGCGGGTATGGGGGCCGCCGTCGGAGTGA
- a CDS encoding glycoside hydrolase family 6 protein gives MATTAGARARARVRALVVALVALLVLGVAVSAVLRGGGGTGGAGAGGGVSDGIGKGDGSGKGDGPGPVVPEIPEAPEVSFWVDPESGAARQAAEWRRTGRDADAALMDRIAARAQAEWLAGSGPRAVVEARTTAAAREGRTAVLVAYYVPHRDCGSYSEGGAWSATEYREWADQFAAGLGDRSAYVIVEPDAVAQAVAGCDRIVPEERYALLAYAVDLLKQQANTRVYLDAGNSAWHPDPARLVEPLVRSGIARADGFALNVSSFQTDAVSSEYGTRLSAALGGKHFVLDSSRNGNGPFSGTEPWCNPPGRALGVPPTTVTGAPLIDAHLWVKRPGESDGTCRGGPPAGRWWPSYALELARNAHGRLPEATARPTGSQPAAVQPTGGWPSTGWPSPEPSSPEPSSTGLSSTGRSSRWAPK, from the coding sequence GTGGCCACGACTGCTGGTGCCCGTGCCCGTGCCCGTGTCCGGGCTCTCGTCGTCGCGCTGGTCGCGCTGCTCGTACTGGGCGTGGCCGTGTCGGCCGTTCTGCGGGGCGGCGGGGGCACCGGCGGTGCCGGTGCCGGGGGTGGCGTGAGCGATGGCATCGGGAAAGGTGACGGCTCCGGGAAAGGTGACGGGCCCGGACCGGTGGTTCCCGAGATTCCCGAGGCTCCCGAGGTCTCCTTCTGGGTGGACCCCGAGTCCGGTGCCGCCCGGCAGGCGGCGGAGTGGCGTCGTACGGGGCGGGACGCCGACGCCGCGCTGATGGACCGGATCGCCGCCCGCGCCCAGGCCGAGTGGCTGGCGGGCTCCGGGCCGCGGGCCGTGGTGGAGGCCCGCACCACGGCCGCCGCGCGGGAGGGGCGTACGGCGGTACTCGTCGCCTACTACGTCCCGCACCGCGACTGCGGCTCCTACTCGGAGGGCGGGGCCTGGAGCGCGACGGAATACCGCGAGTGGGCCGACCAGTTCGCGGCGGGACTCGGTGATCGGAGCGCGTACGTGATCGTCGAACCCGACGCCGTGGCCCAGGCGGTGGCGGGCTGCGACCGAATCGTGCCCGAGGAGCGGTACGCGCTGCTGGCGTACGCCGTGGACCTGCTGAAACAGCAGGCGAACACCCGTGTCTACCTCGACGCGGGCAACTCCGCCTGGCACCCGGACCCGGCACGGCTGGTCGAGCCGCTGGTCCGGTCGGGGATCGCCCGGGCCGACGGCTTCGCCCTGAACGTCTCCAGCTTCCAGACCGACGCCGTCAGCTCGGAGTACGGCACCAGGCTGTCCGCGGCCCTGGGCGGCAAGCACTTCGTGCTCGACAGCAGCCGCAACGGCAACGGGCCCTTCTCCGGTACGGAGCCCTGGTGCAACCCGCCGGGCCGGGCCCTCGGCGTGCCGCCGACCACCGTCACGGGCGCGCCGCTGATCGACGCCCACCTGTGGGTCAAGCGCCCGGGCGAGTCGGACGGCACGTGCCGGGGCGGGCCGCCGGCGGGACGGTGGTGGCCGTCGTACGCGCTGGAGCTCGCGCGGAACGCGCACGGCCGGCTCCCGGAGGCCACGGCTCGGCCGACCGGGTCTCAGCCGGCCGCGGTTCAACCGACCGGAGGGTGGCCTTCGACAGGGTGGCCGTCGCCGGAGCCGTCTTCGCCGGAGCCGTCTTCGACGGGGCTGTCCTCGACCGGGCGGTCTTCGAGGTGGGCGCCGAAGTAG
- a CDS encoding gamma carbonic anhydrase family protein, whose protein sequence is MLIEHRGQRPVVPASAYVAPSAVLCGAVVLGERARVLHGAVLTAEDGQVRTGADVVIMENALVRGRRRHPAIIGNAVLIGPHAHINGARIEDEVFVATGASAFPGAVVGAGSELRINSVLHANSVLPPGTVVPIGWIAAGAPQAELFSPDRHDELWEVQRELDFPGTVYGVPRGTSMRDIMAGQTAYFGAHLEDRPVEDSPVEDGSGEDGSGDGHPVEGHPPVG, encoded by the coding sequence ATGCTGATCGAGCACCGCGGGCAGCGCCCCGTCGTCCCGGCCTCCGCCTATGTCGCCCCGTCGGCCGTCCTGTGCGGCGCCGTCGTCCTGGGCGAGCGGGCCCGTGTCCTGCACGGTGCCGTGCTCACGGCGGAGGACGGGCAGGTACGGACCGGCGCGGACGTCGTCATCATGGAGAACGCCCTCGTACGGGGCCGCCGCCGGCACCCCGCAATCATCGGGAACGCCGTACTCATCGGCCCGCACGCCCATATCAACGGTGCCCGCATCGAGGACGAGGTCTTCGTGGCCACCGGGGCCTCCGCCTTTCCCGGAGCCGTCGTGGGCGCCGGTTCGGAGCTGCGGATCAACAGCGTGCTGCACGCGAACTCGGTCCTGCCGCCCGGCACGGTCGTTCCCATCGGGTGGATCGCGGCCGGCGCCCCGCAGGCAGAGCTCTTCTCCCCCGACCGGCACGACGAGCTGTGGGAGGTGCAGAGGGAACTGGACTTCCCGGGCACGGTGTACGGCGTCCCCCGCGGGACCTCCATGCGGGACATCATGGCCGGGCAGACCGCCTACTTCGGCGCCCACCTCGAAGACCGCCCGGTCGAGGACAGCCCCGTCGAAGACGGCTCCGGCGAAGACGGCTCCGGCGACGGCCACCCTGTCGAAGGCCACCCTCCGGTCGGTTGA
- a CDS encoding MazG nucleotide pyrophosphohydrolase domain-containing protein — protein MRSSSEPHAPDPTGSRPAASPARLVREFHLAFGLDARTTPTEISPRHAAHRGELLAEEAAEVAEVSVSGPLDALAHELADVVYVAYGTALVHGIDLDAVIAEIHRANMTKLGPGGRVSRRADGKVLKGEHYRAPDVSEVLRRQGWQPPATGTGTGTDFDFSSGSGSGSGSA, from the coding sequence ATGCGTTCATCCTCCGAGCCGCACGCACCGGACCCGACCGGCTCCCGCCCGGCCGCCTCCCCGGCGCGGCTCGTGCGTGAGTTCCATCTGGCGTTCGGACTCGACGCCCGTACGACTCCGACCGAGATCTCGCCGCGGCACGCCGCCCACCGCGGTGAGCTGCTGGCGGAGGAGGCCGCCGAGGTGGCGGAGGTGTCCGTGTCCGGGCCGCTCGACGCGCTGGCGCACGAACTGGCGGACGTCGTGTACGTCGCGTACGGCACCGCTCTCGTGCACGGCATCGACCTGGACGCGGTGATCGCCGAGATCCACCGCGCCAACATGACGAAGCTCGGGCCCGGCGGGCGGGTCAGCCGCCGGGCCGACGGCAAGGTGCTGAAAGGGGAGCACTACCGGGCCCCGGACGTGTCGGAGGTCCTGCGCAGGCAGGGCTGGCAACCACCGGCCACCGGCACAGGCACAGGCACCGACTTCGACTTCAGCTCCGGCTCCGGCTCCGGCTCCGGCTCCGCCTAA
- a CDS encoding peptidoglycan recognition family protein: MTVPPKSPTDATPSSLLSPSSPSSPLFADRAPARVTRRGLIGAAGALAAGAVFAPAATADPTPPPAAAGTTSEAFPETRVKAATGEGSVQADFPIGYVGVRWSGTRGATGGGIRLIGANGAEGPWRPLTGTGCSDGDGGTLLIPADGASGYELRAPDGATDLRSLAIDTTHGPMREVAVPTDTTRVRGVAYLTRAAWGADEKLRFRSDGTEISPQTYHPFQTLTVHHTATANGDPDPAATVRALYHVHTVTNDWGDIGYHYLIDEAGQIYEGRYSGEGATPAHDDNGKLVTGFHVLSFNPGNLGIALIGNLVKQGPTAAARTALTDLVRSVVRMHGVDPEARVEYVSPTTGRTKEVHEIGGHRDWMATECPGEAMYGELAALRKAAASGG, translated from the coding sequence ATGACTGTTCCCCCCAAGAGCCCCACCGACGCCACCCCCTCGTCCCTCTTGTCTCCCTCGTCCCCTTCGTCCCCCTTGTTCGCGGACCGTGCCCCGGCACGCGTCACGCGGCGGGGGCTGATCGGGGCGGCGGGCGCGCTCGCGGCGGGTGCCGTGTTCGCGCCCGCCGCGACGGCGGACCCGACCCCGCCCCCGGCGGCGGCCGGTACGACCTCCGAGGCGTTCCCCGAGACCCGCGTGAAGGCGGCCACGGGAGAGGGGTCCGTCCAGGCGGACTTCCCCATCGGCTATGTGGGGGTCCGCTGGTCCGGCACCCGCGGGGCCACCGGCGGCGGCATCCGGCTGATCGGTGCGAACGGCGCCGAGGGCCCCTGGCGGCCGCTCACCGGGACCGGCTGTTCGGACGGCGACGGCGGCACGCTGCTGATCCCCGCGGACGGGGCCTCGGGGTACGAACTGAGGGCCCCGGACGGTGCCACGGATCTGCGGTCGCTGGCCATCGACACCACGCACGGCCCGATGCGCGAGGTCGCCGTACCGACCGACACCACACGGGTGCGCGGCGTCGCGTACCTGACGCGGGCGGCCTGGGGCGCGGACGAGAAACTCCGCTTCAGGTCGGACGGCACGGAGATCTCACCGCAGACGTACCACCCGTTCCAGACCCTCACGGTCCACCACACCGCCACGGCCAACGGCGACCCGGACCCGGCCGCCACGGTGCGCGCGCTCTACCACGTGCACACGGTCACCAACGACTGGGGCGACATCGGCTACCACTACCTCATCGACGAGGCAGGGCAGATCTACGAGGGCCGTTACTCGGGCGAGGGGGCCACCCCGGCCCACGACGACAACGGCAAACTGGTGACCGGATTCCACGTGCTCAGCTTCAACCCGGGCAACCTCGGCATCGCGCTCATCGGCAACCTGGTGAAGCAGGGCCCGACCGCCGCGGCCCGCACCGCCCTGACCGACCTGGTCCGGTCCGTCGTCCGCATGCACGGGGTCGACCCGGAGGCCAGGGTCGAGTACGTCAGCCCCACCACCGGCAGGACGAAGGAGGTCCACGAGATCGGCGGCCACCGCGACTGGATGGCGACGGAGTGCCCGGGCGAGGCGATGTACGGAGAACTGGCGGCGCTGCGGAAGGCGGCGGCGAGCGGGGGGTGA
- a CDS encoding XRE family transcriptional regulator: MPESVIDRVRRVMEATSMSQAAFAEKVGLTPDKLSKSLAGVRRFTSLDLALIAETGGRTVDWLLTGREPLRPAFAARTAGGAAPRRGRVSDAAERFTAAYEVLELLGRPPKLPPMPTVRTDLKRFVDQGKQLAQDAVGVLTAADGPGTVAGLETDVLITACTQAFGVDVAVTRLPDAVDGLTWQTDTFRLILIRPTETWTRQRFTLAHELGHILARDAQGLVVESHLAPGRQKDLTEVRANVFASNLLMPASEVRDQFRQVADRHGRLTDEAFSALVVAFKVSPSALSARLSQLRLIDPKSALHCKGLTTEICHLLAGATDAFQRQLAWARAERFPVRLVAALYKCYAEGETTLRPLAALLGMDVDHLHDLLDPADPEIPEPVAGEAEENAVEEGDLIFQP; the protein is encoded by the coding sequence ATGCCTGAATCTGTGATCGATCGTGTGCGCAGAGTGATGGAAGCGACCTCGATGAGCCAGGCTGCGTTCGCCGAGAAGGTGGGGCTCACGCCCGACAAGCTGTCCAAGTCGCTGGCGGGGGTGCGCCGGTTCACGTCGCTGGACCTGGCGCTGATCGCCGAGACGGGCGGCAGGACCGTGGACTGGCTGCTCACCGGGCGCGAGCCGCTGCGCCCGGCGTTCGCGGCCCGGACCGCCGGCGGGGCGGCCCCACGGCGGGGCCGGGTCAGCGATGCCGCGGAGCGGTTCACCGCGGCGTACGAAGTGCTGGAGCTGCTGGGGAGGCCGCCGAAACTGCCGCCCATGCCTACCGTGCGCACCGATCTCAAGCGTTTCGTCGACCAGGGCAAGCAGCTCGCCCAGGACGCCGTCGGTGTGCTCACGGCGGCGGACGGTCCCGGGACGGTGGCGGGACTGGAGACCGACGTACTGATCACCGCCTGTACGCAGGCGTTCGGCGTGGACGTCGCGGTCACGCGCCTGCCCGACGCCGTGGACGGTCTCACCTGGCAGACGGACACGTTCCGGCTCATCCTCATCAGGCCCACGGAGACCTGGACCCGCCAGAGGTTCACCCTCGCCCACGAACTCGGCCACATACTGGCCCGGGACGCCCAGGGACTCGTCGTCGAATCGCATCTCGCGCCGGGGAGGCAGAAGGACCTGACAGAGGTCCGGGCCAACGTCTTCGCCTCCAACCTGCTGATGCCGGCGTCCGAAGTCCGTGACCAGTTCCGCCAGGTCGCCGACAGGCACGGCCGGCTCACGGACGAGGCGTTCTCCGCGCTGGTCGTCGCGTTCAAGGTCTCGCCCAGCGCGCTGAGCGCGAGGCTCAGCCAACTGCGCCTCATCGATCCGAAGTCGGCGCTCCACTGCAAGGGCCTGACCACGGAGATCTGCCACCTGCTCGCCGGCGCGACGGACGCCTTCCAGCGGCAGCTCGCGTGGGCCAGGGCCGAACGCTTCCCCGTACGTCTCGTGGCGGCGCTCTACAAGTGTTACGCCGAGGGTGAGACCACTCTCCGGCCGCTGGCTGCGCTGCTCGGCATGGACGTGGACCACCTGCACGACCTGCTGGACCCGGCCGATCCGGAGATCCCGGAACCCGTGGCCGGTGAAGCGGAGGAAAACGCGGTGGAAGAAGGGGACCTGATTTTCCAGCCATGA
- a CDS encoding FUSC family protein, which yields MPRPLPDVLPTVLPPWLAHALRAQRGPVPWNAVLRGVLAGGPLLVAAVLLGRESLGVMAALGAMFAGINDRPGSRRAAVRWIGVPALAGATGLVVGTYAGDGLGAVALTLLLTALGFVAGAVSAMGPVASGSGTQLLVAAAIGAGMPLPEPGWQRALFFLAGAGWLIVLRLALPTPGARNSDFRFDGERTAVAGVYDAVAALLDAVGGADADGRRAALTAALDQAQDALAGPRLRRYASSAAERRLRAQYAAALPLAEAATALAWAGDALPARTAQGPRRLAVAVRTGGPCGPLPAPARTVPGLRALDDALLHAAETFDRGGPGPRHRAGGGHPLGRGAERTARKGLHLRPPRGRALLRTVTGTGGREYGFRVALCYGVSAAVAQALHHVHWYWLPATAVFLVKPDLGPLVSRVLNRAAGTVLGALVFAGFAAVLPRPEGLVVLVAVSGALIPVATRHFAAQTAVVTVLVLALVMVGGEPEASWGRIGETLLACAIVLVVGHLPAPGQRGGTVRARLTTAADAAHAYLTHVLSGADDRAARWALRREAYRTLAEARAAIDRSAAELPTLARHTEGTDGVAATLERLVDTTTACAVHLDDTGRLTARHTERLATLLDELVERREDLGLAGAPAAALPVGDARRPAVRPRRTVAR from the coding sequence GTGCCGCGACCGTTGCCCGACGTCCTCCCCACCGTCCTCCCGCCCTGGCTCGCGCACGCGCTGCGCGCGCAGCGCGGGCCCGTGCCGTGGAACGCCGTCCTGCGCGGAGTGCTCGCCGGCGGGCCCCTGCTGGTCGCCGCCGTGCTCCTGGGGCGGGAGTCCCTCGGTGTCATGGCCGCCCTCGGCGCCATGTTCGCCGGAATCAACGACCGGCCCGGAAGCCGACGTGCCGCCGTGCGCTGGATCGGCGTGCCCGCGCTCGCCGGAGCCACGGGGCTCGTCGTCGGGACGTACGCCGGGGACGGGCTCGGAGCCGTTGCGCTCACCCTGCTGCTGACCGCGCTCGGGTTCGTCGCCGGAGCCGTCAGCGCGATGGGGCCGGTGGCGTCCGGCTCCGGGACCCAGCTCCTCGTCGCCGCGGCCATCGGGGCCGGCATGCCGCTGCCCGAGCCCGGCTGGCAGCGGGCCCTGTTCTTCCTCGCCGGTGCCGGCTGGCTGATCGTGCTGCGGCTCGCGCTGCCCACCCCCGGCGCCCGGAACAGTGATTTCCGCTTCGACGGCGAGCGGACGGCCGTCGCCGGCGTGTACGACGCCGTCGCCGCCCTGCTCGACGCCGTGGGCGGCGCGGACGCGGACGGCCGGCGGGCCGCGCTGACCGCCGCACTCGACCAGGCCCAGGACGCGCTCGCGGGGCCCCGGCTGCGGCGGTACGCCAGTTCCGCCGCCGAGCGGCGGCTGCGGGCGCAGTACGCCGCCGCGCTCCCGCTCGCCGAGGCCGCCACCGCCCTCGCCTGGGCCGGCGACGCCCTGCCGGCCCGTACGGCGCAGGGGCCACGGCGGCTCGCCGTCGCCGTGCGGACCGGGGGACCCTGCGGACCGCTGCCCGCGCCCGCCCGGACCGTACCCGGACTGCGCGCCCTCGACGACGCCCTGCTGCACGCCGCCGAGACCTTCGACCGCGGCGGCCCGGGACCCCGCCACCGGGCCGGCGGCGGCCACCCGCTCGGGCGCGGCGCCGAGCGGACCGCGCGCAAGGGCCTGCACCTGCGGCCCCCGCGCGGCAGGGCGCTCCTGCGCACCGTCACCGGCACCGGAGGGCGCGAGTACGGTTTCCGCGTCGCCCTCTGCTACGGCGTCAGCGCCGCCGTCGCGCAGGCACTGCACCACGTGCACTGGTACTGGCTGCCCGCGACCGCCGTGTTCCTCGTGAAGCCCGACCTCGGCCCGCTCGTCTCGCGCGTGCTGAACCGGGCGGCCGGTACCGTCCTCGGCGCCCTCGTCTTCGCGGGGTTCGCGGCCGTGCTGCCCCGCCCCGAGGGGCTCGTCGTGCTCGTGGCGGTCAGCGGCGCCCTCATCCCCGTGGCCACCCGGCACTTCGCCGCGCAGACGGCCGTCGTCACCGTCCTCGTGCTCGCCCTCGTCATGGTCGGCGGTGAGCCGGAGGCGTCCTGGGGGCGGATCGGCGAGACGCTGCTGGCCTGCGCGATCGTGCTGGTCGTCGGGCATCTGCCGGCGCCCGGGCAGCGCGGCGGGACCGTACGGGCCCGGCTGACCACCGCGGCCGACGCCGCGCACGCCTACCTCACGCACGTGCTGAGCGGCGCCGACGACCGGGCCGCCCGCTGGGCACTGCGCCGCGAGGCCTACCGGACGCTGGCCGAGGCCCGCGCCGCGATCGACCGCTCCGCCGCCGAGCTCCCCACCCTGGCCCGGCACACCGAGGGCACCGACGGGGTCGCGGCCACCCTCGAACGCCTCGTGGACACCACCACCGCCTGCGCCGTGCACCTCGACGACACGGGGCGGCTCACCGCGCGGCACACCGAGCGCCTCGCCACCCTCCTCGACGAACTCGTGGAGCGCCGGGAGGACCTCGGGCTCGCGGGCGCTCCGGCCGCCGCCCTGCCGGTGGGGGATGCCCGTCGACCGGCGGTACGACCCCGCCGTACCGTGGCGAGATGA